A stretch of Deinococcus gobiensis I-0 DNA encodes these proteins:
- a CDS encoding DNA methyltransferase — MPASSLQTSYNTFLEGKGVHAPAMGFAPSTLTPALKPFQQELVSFALERGRAAIFAERGLGKTIQQLSWADAVARETGRPALILTPLAVSAQTLKEAARFGISAAVTRGGHLPDAPVIITNYERLEHLDVSAFGGVALDESSVLKAFMGRTKRQLVERFRETPYRLALTATPSPNDIVELGNHAEFLGIMHPSQMLTRWFANDTTQSQTFRLKAHGEGEFFAWLAGWSRALRVPSDLGDYSDEGYLRAAPEYVVHTVQTDHSRAAEEEGALFRQVSASATSLHRELRGTLDERARRVAELVLAEAGEPWVVWAHTNAEADAIRRLVPEAREVRGNMTADEKEAGLTAFSDGSLRVLITKPSIAGWGMNWQHCRRQAFASLTYSFEELYQAVGRSDRYGQTGRVQAHLVTTDTHTSVMASIQRKQAEHTAMQDRLIRATQQAGGRVHHQLTLGEAHMQTVTGPGFTLHHGDTCEVTPSRPANVDGLQVFSPPFSNLYSYSPSLRDMGNTEDDREFFRHFGFLIPELRRTLIPGRLCAVHVKNLPIYKSKSGFSGVRDFRGDVIRAFTQTAPSEDGAIWAYHSEVCIWTDPVREMQRTKRQGLLYSQLQRDSSLTSVGMPEYLLLFRKWTPECDAPAPITHTPADLPLDLWQRYASPVWFDISRTDVLNARIASTDEDEKHLAPLQLEIVRRAVHLWSNPGDLVYTPFLGVGSEAYVAVQMGRRAEGVELKREYFDWAVRNVRQMAEQAASSLFPIAQVGD, encoded by the coding sequence ATGCCTGCATCCTCTCTTCAGACCTCTTACAACACCTTCCTCGAGGGCAAGGGCGTTCATGCGCCGGCCATGGGCTTCGCACCCAGTACGCTCACCCCGGCCCTCAAGCCGTTCCAGCAGGAACTGGTGAGCTTTGCGCTGGAACGGGGCCGCGCGGCCATCTTCGCCGAGCGCGGCCTGGGCAAGACCATCCAGCAACTCTCCTGGGCCGATGCCGTCGCGCGGGAGACGGGCCGCCCAGCCTTGATCCTTACGCCGCTGGCCGTCAGCGCTCAGACCCTGAAGGAAGCTGCCCGTTTCGGCATCAGCGCCGCCGTGACGCGCGGCGGCCACCTGCCGGACGCACCGGTGATCATCACCAATTACGAACGTCTTGAGCACCTCGATGTGTCCGCATTTGGTGGCGTGGCTCTGGACGAATCGTCCGTCCTCAAGGCCTTCATGGGCCGCACGAAACGCCAGCTCGTCGAGCGCTTCCGGGAGACGCCCTACCGGCTGGCCCTGACCGCTACACCCAGCCCCAACGACATCGTCGAGCTGGGCAACCACGCCGAATTCCTGGGGATCATGCATCCCAGCCAGATGCTCACCCGCTGGTTCGCCAACGACACCACGCAAAGTCAGACCTTCCGCCTGAAGGCCCACGGCGAGGGCGAGTTCTTCGCCTGGCTCGCCGGGTGGTCGCGCGCGCTGCGCGTGCCGAGCGACCTGGGCGACTACAGCGATGAGGGCTATCTCCGGGCCGCACCGGAGTACGTGGTCCACACCGTGCAGACCGACCACAGCCGCGCGGCTGAGGAGGAAGGCGCCCTGTTCCGCCAGGTCAGCGCGAGTGCGACCAGCCTGCACCGCGAGCTGCGTGGCACCCTCGACGAGCGCGCGCGTCGCGTCGCGGAGCTGGTCCTCGCCGAGGCTGGGGAGCCGTGGGTCGTCTGGGCGCACACCAACGCCGAGGCGGACGCCATCCGGCGGCTGGTGCCCGAGGCCCGCGAAGTGCGCGGCAACATGACCGCCGACGAGAAAGAGGCGGGGTTGACCGCATTTAGCGACGGCTCGCTGCGCGTCTTGATCACCAAGCCGAGCATTGCCGGCTGGGGCATGAACTGGCAGCACTGCCGCCGTCAGGCCTTCGCCAGCCTGACCTACAGCTTCGAGGAGCTGTACCAGGCCGTGGGCCGCTCCGACCGCTACGGCCAGACGGGCCGCGTGCAGGCCCACCTCGTCACCACCGACACGCACACCAGCGTGATGGCAAGCATTCAGCGCAAGCAGGCCGAGCACACGGCCATGCAAGACCGCCTGATCCGCGCCACCCAGCAGGCGGGCGGACGTGTCCACCATCAGCTCACCCTCGGAGAGGCCCACATGCAAACCGTCACCGGCCCCGGTTTCACGCTGCACCACGGCGACACCTGTGAGGTCACGCCCAGCCGTCCGGCGAACGTCGACGGCCTCCAGGTGTTCAGCCCACCCTTCTCGAACCTCTACAGCTACAGCCCTTCCCTGCGGGACATGGGCAACACGGAGGACGACCGCGAGTTCTTCAGGCACTTCGGCTTCCTGATTCCCGAGTTGCGCCGCACCCTCATCCCCGGGCGGCTGTGCGCCGTCCACGTCAAGAACCTGCCGATCTACAAGAGCAAAAGCGGGTTCAGCGGCGTGCGGGACTTTCGGGGGGATGTGATCCGCGCCTTCACGCAGACCGCGCCCAGCGAGGACGGGGCGATCTGGGCCTACCACTCCGAGGTCTGCATCTGGACCGACCCTGTGCGTGAGATGCAGCGCACCAAGCGTCAGGGACTGCTCTACAGCCAGTTGCAGCGCGACAGCAGTCTGACCAGCGTCGGCATGCCCGAGTACCTGTTGCTGTTCCGCAAGTGGACGCCGGAGTGCGACGCGCCGGCACCGATCACCCACACTCCGGCCGACCTGCCGCTCGACCTGTGGCAGCGCTACGCCTCCCCGGTGTGGTTCGACATCAGCCGCACGGACGTCCTGAACGCCCGTATCGCCAGCACCGACGAGGACGAAAAGCACCTTGCGCCGCTGCAACTGGAGATCGTCCGCCGGGCCGTCCACCTGTGGAGCAACCCCGGTGATCTCGTCTACACGCCGTTCCTGGGTGTGGGCAGCGAGGCGTATGTGGCCGTGCAGATGGGCCGCCGGGCGGAGGGTGTGGAGCTCAAGCGCGAGTACTTCGACTGGGCGGTACGGAACGTTCGGCAGATGGCCGAGCAGGCGGCCAGCAGCCTCTTCCCAATTGCCCAGGTGGGGGACTGA
- a CDS encoding helix-turn-helix transcriptional regulator, with product MQAAIANFLRERRRASGKTQVQVAEEAFDDARRQGYVSTLERGEALPDLPTLLKLSKVLNFSLTDIEYAVSSSSEKKVPA from the coding sequence ATGCAAGCAGCCATCGCCAATTTTCTTCGTGAACGCCGTAGGGCGAGCGGGAAAACTCAAGTTCAGGTGGCAGAGGAGGCGTTTGATGACGCTCGCAGGCAAGGGTATGTCAGCACGTTGGAGAGGGGCGAAGCCCTGCCAGACCTGCCGACCCTTCTCAAGCTGAGCAAGGTCCTAAATTTTTCGCTTACAGATATAGAGTATGCAGTAAGTAGTTCATCTGAAAAGAAGGTACCTGCATGA
- a CDS encoding helix-turn-helix domain-containing protein, with translation MTLPPESPDPRNAGKILKAARKALGLTQGQVIEAVGIPNQSYLSALENGRYNVANSEYFPALAQLLRLSIDQVREINPSAVITLAPEPPARRPGPPVSVAPVVPFRETRITIPRELQEMVEKHGDAYPVLKTEQMQRMLAAPRNFGGAEVGPQTSEDWFDYWMANKRFLT, from the coding sequence ATGACCCTTCCCCCAGAAAGTCCTGACCCCCGCAATGCAGGGAAAATCCTGAAAGCGGCTCGGAAGGCGCTTGGGCTGACGCAAGGACAAGTGATAGAGGCAGTTGGTATTCCAAACCAAAGCTACCTCTCAGCCCTTGAAAATGGCCGTTACAACGTGGCGAACAGTGAATACTTTCCTGCGCTAGCACAGCTTTTGCGGCTATCCATAGACCAGGTTCGTGAGATCAACCCCTCCGCTGTCATCACGCTCGCTCCTGAGCCTCCCGCTCGCCGCCCCGGCCCGCCCGTTTCGGTCGCTCCCGTGGTGCCCTTCCGTGAAACGCGCATTACGATCCCGCGTGAGCTGCAGGAGATGGTCGAGAAGCACGGAGACGCTTACCCAGTTCTGAAGACGGAACAGATGCAGCGGATGTTGGCTGCCCCACGCAACTTCGGGGGGGCAGAGGTCGGACCTCAGACATCTGAGGACTGGTTTGATTACTGGATGGCAAATAAGAGGTTTTTAACGTGA
- a CDS encoding Eco57I restriction-modification methylase domain-containing protein, with translation MSIIPFSSEAYITDGLSPSEFIEKVSQIYLNYRSYSDRSKIGQFFTNLNLAKDIANRVEISSKSKEISIIDLGSGTGMLSGCALEFIINNYEFDVINLDLVEIDNNVLPLLEIVVDFLSLWCASRNVYLNSKIITLDIIGSSPVENLFYPLQIESYDLVISNPPYFKIGGKSRVSSYYKNIINGQANAYTLFMYLGINLMKQGGSAIFITPQSYFNGDSFKKLREHLISNTKIVSLLVSQSRYTQFLEEKVMQKICITSLVKSNEDRKVLFNSINSLAVDLEIDQNNLIKDDIIYTPLIDSENHILNKVMSYGKRLKDFGLGVSTGSIVPHETPQLLSEDADQIPLIWLKHVKDGEIKWPIEGFKRKQYIISSSPNKKIMKKDMYILLRRCAFSETRKHLYCSVFEGFEKYETFSLENHVNYIYFLDKNINLEHKKVILNAVYDYLISDEASVFFKSRCNNTQINVTDIRSLPFPDLKI, from the coding sequence ATGAGTATAATTCCATTCAGCTCTGAAGCATATATAACTGATGGTCTTTCGCCATCAGAGTTTATTGAGAAGGTTTCGCAGATCTATCTAAATTATCGTAGCTATAGTGATAGGTCTAAAATAGGCCAATTCTTTACAAATTTGAATCTTGCAAAAGACATCGCCAACAGAGTTGAGATATCAAGTAAATCTAAGGAAATTTCTATAATTGATTTGGGTTCCGGAACAGGGATGCTCTCCGGTTGTGCTTTAGAATTTATAATAAATAATTATGAATTTGACGTAATTAATCTAGATTTAGTTGAGATTGATAATAACGTACTGCCTCTTCTTGAAATTGTAGTTGATTTCTTATCACTCTGGTGTGCTAGTAGAAATGTTTATCTTAACTCAAAAATTATTACTTTAGATATTATTGGATCATCTCCAGTAGAAAATCTATTCTATCCTCTGCAAATTGAGTCTTACGATCTTGTTATATCTAATCCTCCCTATTTTAAAATTGGAGGAAAATCTCGTGTATCATCGTACTACAAAAATATTATTAACGGTCAAGCAAACGCATATACCTTGTTTATGTATCTAGGAATTAATTTGATGAAACAGGGAGGATCGGCAATATTTATTACTCCGCAAAGTTATTTTAATGGAGATAGCTTTAAGAAGTTGAGAGAGCATCTAATAAGTAATACTAAAATAGTCTCATTGCTAGTTTCTCAATCTAGATATACGCAGTTTTTGGAAGAGAAGGTAATGCAAAAAATATGTATAACTTCTCTCGTCAAATCCAACGAAGATAGAAAGGTTCTATTCAATTCTATTAATTCCCTAGCAGTTGATCTAGAGATTGATCAAAACAATTTAATTAAGGATGATATTATATATACCCCTTTGATTGATTCTGAAAATCATATCCTCAATAAAGTTATGTCTTATGGTAAGAGGCTGAAAGACTTTGGTCTAGGCGTCTCAACTGGATCTATCGTACCACATGAGACGCCTCAATTATTATCAGAAGATGCAGACCAGATACCATTGATATGGCTTAAGCATGTTAAAGATGGAGAAATAAAGTGGCCTATAGAGGGATTCAAGAGAAAGCAGTATATAATTTCGAGTAGTCCTAATAAAAAGATTATGAAAAAAGATATGTATATCCTACTTCGTAGATGTGCCTTCTCAGAAACTCGTAAACATTTATATTGCAGCGTTTTCGAAGGATTCGAGAAATATGAAACCTTTTCTCTCGAAAATCATGTGAACTACATTTATTTTTTGGATAAAAATATAAACCTCGAGCATAAAAAGGTAATACTTAATGCAGTATACGATTATCTTATTAGTGATGAAGCCTCTGTATTTTTCAAAAGTAGATGTAATAACACACAGATAAACGTTACTGATATTCGTAGTCTACCTTTTCCTGATCTGAAAATATAA
- a CDS encoding sensor histidine kinase: MPEISFKVSSRTMRMIGRQNVSSQFVAINELVKNAYDADSPNVTIDFTEGTLNGRGQIIISDSGSGMDLETIVNKWLTIGTDNKEREPMSPNGRVRTGAKGIGRFALDRLGEVSTIETFYDPDSSGIQLSIDWRKYNDSTEGFEGIKHSYEYIDNHLKITGTKIIIDNLRDTWNQEDMQELYEDLSFLIPPLQPEHMQFDMEITSGDFPEINGKIEPATHDNAEILLESTVSQSGEITHELHHKSGLSVTSVLQWRNLFDPPLLFDIGPSCGTAKVSLRIFIGPEGRKLSTVNVRDTAFRKYLKSFRGIRIYRDGFLVKPYGLKNNDWLGLAPRKIRQNQGVIQAGLGDYRLSNHQIIGKVDISRLYNPLLEDRTNREGLIDNNAFKDLRKYLMECIGFVEMQRQIIEASKIDSEEEDNPRDVIEKAKKRSRKTKNHTTSNSKTTKANDNGTDKPKSDVDPSTSESSDPLKDTQSFPTGNSNADNNNIEDASELNSQLDKVIEASERLINENDMLRTLSTIGISAVTLSHELKADILNLNIARKIIIMEISKTNFEVDMLNKQTDSIYHSVGRMSAWTELILRRTQVSRRKMANDFISNTINDIMQNFINSSAGQNITINYQEIGEARKIKFRPIDLESLIVNLLSNAIKSLKKSSNQPKFINIIVDYSTDVIIRVEDSGLGIRRYGNLLNSEEMKTIFLPLTSYSEEDGTGMGLSIVKSICDDNKWSIEAVAENEYSGATFITTIREIE, from the coding sequence ATGCCAGAAATTAGCTTTAAGGTTTCGTCTAGAACTATGCGTATGATTGGTAGACAGAATGTCTCTAGTCAATTCGTGGCTATTAATGAACTAGTTAAAAATGCATATGATGCAGACTCGCCTAATGTGACTATAGATTTCACAGAAGGAACTCTAAATGGAAGAGGGCAAATAATTATTTCTGATTCAGGATCAGGAATGGATTTGGAGACTATTGTAAATAAGTGGCTAACTATTGGTACTGACAATAAAGAGAGAGAGCCTATGAGTCCTAATGGTAGGGTTCGAACTGGTGCTAAAGGTATAGGACGATTTGCTCTTGATCGTCTGGGAGAAGTTTCTACTATAGAGACGTTTTATGATCCTGATTCATCTGGTATTCAACTATCCATTGATTGGAGAAAATATAACGATTCTACAGAAGGCTTTGAAGGAATCAAGCATAGCTACGAGTATATTGACAATCATTTAAAGATAACTGGCACAAAAATTATCATAGATAATCTTAGAGATACATGGAACCAAGAAGATATGCAGGAATTATACGAGGATCTTTCTTTTCTGATACCTCCGCTCCAGCCGGAGCATATGCAATTCGATATGGAGATTACATCTGGAGATTTTCCAGAGATAAATGGTAAGATAGAACCAGCAACGCACGATAACGCAGAGATTCTTTTGGAGTCTACGGTCAGTCAATCTGGTGAAATTACTCATGAACTACACCATAAAAGTGGTTTAAGTGTTACTAGTGTATTGCAATGGCGTAACCTTTTCGATCCCCCATTACTGTTTGATATAGGTCCTTCTTGCGGGACTGCTAAGGTTAGCTTAAGAATATTTATAGGACCAGAGGGGCGCAAGCTCTCGACTGTCAATGTAAGAGATACCGCTTTTAGAAAATACTTAAAGTCTTTCAGAGGTATTAGAATTTACAGAGATGGTTTTTTGGTCAAACCTTACGGACTGAAAAATAATGACTGGTTAGGTCTAGCTCCTAGAAAAATTAGACAGAATCAGGGCGTAATACAAGCCGGCTTAGGTGATTATAGACTATCAAACCATCAGATTATTGGTAAAGTTGATATATCGAGATTGTATAATCCTCTACTCGAAGATCGAACAAATAGAGAAGGTCTGATAGATAACAACGCTTTTAAGGATCTCCGTAAATATCTGATGGAATGCATTGGATTTGTTGAGATGCAAAGGCAGATTATAGAAGCCTCTAAAATTGATAGCGAAGAAGAGGATAATCCTCGTGATGTTATAGAAAAAGCTAAAAAACGCTCTAGAAAAACAAAAAACCATACTACCAGTAATTCTAAGACCACGAAGGCAAATGACAATGGAACAGACAAACCTAAATCGGATGTCGACCCATCAACCTCAGAATCATCGGATCCTCTCAAGGATACTCAAAGCTTTCCTACGGGAAACAGCAATGCCGACAATAATAATATAGAAGATGCTTCAGAGCTAAATTCTCAGTTAGATAAAGTTATTGAAGCATCCGAAAGGTTGATTAATGAAAATGACATGCTCAGGACACTTTCTACCATTGGCATTTCTGCTGTAACGCTATCCCATGAATTGAAAGCTGATATATTAAATCTAAATATAGCTAGAAAAATAATAATTATGGAAATTAGTAAAACAAATTTTGAAGTTGATATGCTTAATAAGCAAACCGATTCAATATATCATAGTGTAGGTAGAATGTCGGCTTGGACAGAATTAATCCTAAGACGTACGCAAGTAAGTCGTAGAAAGATGGCTAATGATTTTATTAGTAATACTATTAACGATATAATGCAAAACTTTATAAATTCTTCAGCTGGACAGAACATTACTATAAATTATCAGGAAATTGGCGAGGCAAGGAAGATAAAATTTAGGCCTATAGACTTAGAGTCTTTAATAGTCAATCTCCTATCAAATGCTATAAAATCTCTGAAAAAATCTTCTAATCAGCCTAAATTTATCAATATTATAGTGGACTATTCTACAGATGTTATTATACGAGTAGAGGATTCAGGATTAGGAATAAGACGCTATGGTAACTTATTAAATAGTGAGGAAATGAAAACTATTTTTTTACCTTTAACTTCATATTCAGAAGAAGACGGAACGGGTATGGGACTATCAATAGTTAAGTCTATATGCGATGATAACAAATGGTCAATAGAGGCCGTTGCAGAGAATGAGTATTCAGGAGCAACATTTATTACAACTATAAGGGAGATTGAATGA
- a CDS encoding HNH endonuclease — protein MLHVRKCDKKYQNYGSFKKYIRVDFRYRCVYCHRHEGAFNSYREFQIDHIRPKSIPRFEHLENEYSNLVYSCPHCNNTKRAEWPSDNPVEDGRGWIDPCEYDFDDHYQIKFDGSNLVIKHTTPLGNWLIHSLGLKQAARIKNISKWYRETYKLRKLVLGFHRQSKREDILEEDRQACLAQRDDMLAILKDLFTPEPYESFKIPEAL, from the coding sequence ATGCTACATGTGAGAAAATGTGATAAAAAGTATCAGAACTATGGAAGTTTCAAGAAATACATAAGAGTAGATTTTAGATACCGCTGTGTCTACTGCCATAGACATGAGGGAGCCTTTAACAGCTATAGGGAGTTTCAGATAGATCATATTAGGCCGAAGAGTATACCAAGATTTGAACATTTAGAGAATGAATATTCGAATTTGGTTTACTCGTGCCCGCATTGCAATAATACAAAAAGAGCTGAGTGGCCTTCGGATAATCCCGTTGAAGACGGCAGAGGCTGGATTGATCCCTGCGAATATGACTTTGATGATCATTATCAAATTAAATTTGACGGCAGCAATTTAGTTATAAAACACACCACTCCATTAGGAAACTGGCTAATTCATAGCTTAGGTTTGAAGCAAGCGGCAAGAATTAAAAATATATCTAAATGGTACAGAGAAACATATAAGCTAAGAAAGCTAGTTTTAGGATTTCACCGTCAAAGTAAAAGAGAAGATATATTAGAGGAGGACAGACAGGCCTGTCTTGCCCAAAGAGATGATATGCTAGCAATTTTAAAAGATTTATTTACTCCAGAGCCATACGAGTCATTTAAAATTCCTGAAGCACTATAG
- a CDS encoding GNAT family N-acetyltransferase, which translates to MLSLHPMTPESFQRFLQRSVATYAAENVRSGRWTAEEAQERSAADFQTLLPEGSATPHNFCFDLHDADRHQDVGVLWYKLMQRGGQKIAFVYEIEVGAEHRRRGYAREAFWLLEQHAAERGATAVQLHVFGHNHPARALYEGLGFEPVSITMQRELKPIH; encoded by the coding sequence ATGCTGAGTCTCCATCCCATGACCCCAGAAAGCTTCCAACGATTTCTTCAGCGTTCGGTGGCCACTTACGCCGCGGAGAACGTCCGAAGTGGCCGCTGGACTGCTGAGGAGGCGCAGGAGCGCTCAGCGGCAGACTTTCAGACGCTCCTTCCAGAGGGCTCAGCGACGCCGCACAATTTCTGCTTCGATCTCCATGACGCGGACCGGCATCAGGACGTCGGCGTGCTGTGGTACAAGCTGATGCAACGAGGCGGGCAGAAGATCGCCTTCGTCTACGAGATCGAGGTTGGGGCGGAGCATCGGCGGCGGGGGTACGCCCGGGAGGCGTTCTGGCTGCTCGAGCAGCATGCGGCAGAGCGGGGCGCGACGGCCGTACAACTGCATGTGTTCGGGCACAACCACCCGGCTCGGGCGCTCTACGAAGGTCTGGGCTTCGAACCTGTGAGTATCACGATGCAACGGGAGCTGAAGCCCATCCATTGA
- a CDS encoding MerR family DNA-binding transcriptional regulator, translated as MDLSISEFAQRSGVSPHALRHWHQQGILLPATVDAKTGYRAYTPDQLGQARPVHSLLSP; from the coding sequence GTGGACCTCTCCATCAGCGAGTTCGCCCAGCGAAGCGGCGTCAGCCCCCATGCCCTGCGGCACTGGCACCAGCAGGGGATTCTGCTGCCAGCCACTGTGGATGCCAAGACTGGCTACCGGGCCTACACCCCAGACCAGCTCGGGCAGGCTCGCCCAGTCCACAGCCTCTTGTCACCGTGA
- a CDS encoding DUF6756 family protein — translation MRADIATAMNALQLPPEDLVPVRSIRYSAVLSRILETFTIYGAQGRDHPWLWEGFKGEHYAIYLDKPEGYRWLPRLLPPDERVWLLTEDWERRKHDGNYWVFEGRIGTIEAVLGELFAFEYYIVDKKYEWLLCKNHHNVLIGVGSRIIKRLQAAESTPIASRDSGA, via the coding sequence ATGCGGGCTGACATTGCCACCGCCATGAATGCTCTCCAGCTCCCTCCAGAGGATCTGGTCCCGGTACGCTCAATCCGTTACAGCGCCGTCCTCAGCCGAATCCTTGAGACCTTCACCATCTATGGGGCACAGGGTCGAGATCACCCGTGGCTGTGGGAAGGCTTCAAAGGAGAACATTACGCTATTTACCTTGATAAACCCGAAGGCTACCGCTGGCTGCCACGACTCTTGCCACCCGATGAGCGCGTGTGGTTGCTGACCGAAGATTGGGAGCGACGGAAACATGATGGAAACTATTGGGTGTTCGAAGGACGTATCGGCACCATTGAAGCCGTCTTGGGAGAGCTGTTTGCATTCGAGTATTACATCGTGGACAAGAAATACGAATGGTTGCTCTGCAAGAATCATCACAACGTGTTGATTGGGGTTGGCTCTCGCATCATTAAGCGGTTGCAGGCTGCAGAGAGCACTCCAATAGCCAGTAGAGACTCGGGCGCTTAG
- a CDS encoding S1 family peptidase: MKKSSSIYTSDDRIADTLLEYFRIENSIVDPSKVSERDQSRIKRLDVEGQRKSLIFKNVLDFIRDKAVSPIADTLKYEYFCKKLVSEGLLVQMGQSNLNLFSVGEYLTESYEESIAEYGGYTLLINGFKSVRDYCIRSVTPIETYTELEDNGEHKGIGTAFYIGDNMFVTAKHVLKDTQKFRLLLDGEMLNVTNITFSDDLKLDIALISVESPKVLSLPAIRLGTGMVLDDIIAMGFPKITSGISEVVVTTSGEIVAEDYIYSAGRRMHIINAKVKGGNSGGPILNSLGQAVGIVTNDELDEYNQGNVFGLAVPSEEITKILNSTDKIVKPVRSHNGWSSFRKDNI; encoded by the coding sequence ATGAAAAAGTCTAGTAGTATCTATACTTCCGACGATCGAATTGCCGACACGCTTTTGGAATACTTCCGAATTGAAAACTCTATTGTAGATCCGAGCAAAGTATCTGAGCGAGACCAATCTAGAATTAAGAGGTTAGATGTGGAAGGACAAAGAAAAAGCTTAATTTTCAAAAACGTACTAGATTTTATAAGAGATAAAGCAGTATCTCCTATCGCAGACACTTTGAAATATGAGTATTTCTGTAAAAAGTTGGTTAGTGAGGGTTTATTAGTTCAGATGGGACAAAGTAATCTTAATCTATTTTCAGTAGGGGAATATTTAACTGAGTCGTATGAAGAAAGTATTGCTGAGTATGGTGGTTATACTCTACTGATAAATGGATTTAAATCTGTTAGAGATTACTGTATCAGGTCAGTTACACCTATTGAGACTTATACTGAATTGGAAGACAATGGTGAACATAAGGGCATTGGCACTGCTTTTTATATTGGCGACAACATGTTTGTCACAGCCAAACATGTTTTAAAGGATACTCAAAAATTTAGATTGCTTCTAGATGGTGAAATGCTTAATGTAACCAATATTACATTCAGTGATGATTTAAAACTTGATATAGCTTTGATATCGGTAGAAAGTCCTAAAGTATTATCATTGCCAGCTATAAGACTTGGAACAGGTATGGTACTTGATGATATTATAGCTATGGGATTTCCAAAAATAACTAGCGGAATTAGTGAAGTTGTTGTAACAACATCTGGAGAAATAGTTGCGGAAGATTATATTTATTCGGCTGGAAGGAGAATGCATATTATAAATGCTAAAGTCAAGGGCGGAAATAGTGGAGGCCCTATTTTAAACTCATTGGGACAAGCTGTCGGTATTGTCACAAATGATGAACTTGACGAGTATAATCAAGGCAATGTTTTTGGACTTGCGGTCCCTTCAGAAGAAATAACTAAAATATTAAATAGTACGGATAAAATTGTAAAACCAGTCAGATCTCACAATGGTTGGAGTAGTTTTAGAAAAGATAATATATAA